The Kitasatospora setae KM-6054 genome contains a region encoding:
- a CDS encoding 4'-phosphopantetheinyl transferase family protein, with the protein MIPLRDARAAIGEPIAVAPGPASGWERVREALAVRGSAVLVARLGEWLPAAGADPAPETGYRAVLGRDWNRYRAITHSQVRERFLASRMLLKRAAGEALQAPPESVDLAYKLGGRPYLRGCDQVDISLSHTAELLVVGLTRRGWIGVDTELDDRVLLGTGAEKQICTPYEAGQLAAMAEHRRNPALVRLWTLKEAYSKAIGQGLRFRFTEFGFTSEEAPVTVLRPDGSPGTGEEWSFGTWAVDGYTVSVALFDAGFGDAADIAALTMLDDGLVDALIGGPGRGPDSPT; encoded by the coding sequence GTGATCCCGTTGCGGGACGCCCGCGCCGCGATCGGCGAGCCGATCGCCGTCGCCCCCGGCCCGGCGTCCGGCTGGGAACGGGTCCGCGAGGCGCTCGCGGTGCGCGGCAGCGCCGTGCTGGTCGCCCGGCTCGGCGAGTGGCTGCCGGCCGCCGGGGCCGACCCCGCGCCGGAGACCGGCTACCGGGCGGTGCTCGGCCGCGACTGGAACCGCTACCGGGCGATCACGCACAGCCAGGTCCGCGAACGCTTCCTGGCCTCCCGGATGCTGCTCAAGCGGGCCGCCGGCGAGGCGCTGCAGGCCCCGCCGGAGAGCGTCGACCTGGCGTACAAGCTCGGCGGCCGCCCGTACCTGCGCGGCTGCGACCAGGTCGACATCAGCCTCAGCCACACCGCCGAACTGCTGGTGGTCGGGCTGACCCGGCGCGGCTGGATCGGGGTGGACACCGAGCTCGACGACCGGGTGCTGCTCGGCACCGGCGCCGAGAAGCAGATCTGCACCCCCTACGAGGCCGGGCAGCTCGCCGCGATGGCCGAGCACCGCCGCAACCCCGCCCTGGTGCGGCTGTGGACCCTGAAGGAGGCCTACAGCAAGGCCATCGGGCAGGGCCTGCGGTTCCGCTTCACCGAGTTCGGCTTCACCTCCGAGGAGGCCCCGGTCACCGTGCTGCGCCCGGACGGCTCGCCCGGCACCGGCGAGGAGTGGAGCTTCGGCACCTGGGCGGTGGACGGCTACACCGTCAGCGTCGCGCTGTTCGACGCCGGGTTCGGCGACGCCGCCGACATCGCGGCGCTGACCATGCTCGACGACGGCCTCGTCGACGCGCTGATCGGCGGCCCGGGCCGCGGCCCGGACTCCCCAACGTAG
- a CDS encoding acyl carrier protein, with amino-acid sequence MSTVLEQPLLRGVAAEVAALLAERGERDGGFEPSSRFHDDLGFDSVMLMQLKYRIETRFPELGELSLADMVDGLTDVATLAGHLAELAEEDR; translated from the coding sequence ATGAGCACCGTACTGGAGCAGCCGCTGCTGCGCGGGGTGGCCGCCGAGGTCGCCGCGCTGCTCGCCGAACGCGGCGAGCGGGACGGCGGGTTCGAGCCGTCGTCCCGGTTCCACGACGACCTGGGCTTCGACTCGGTCATGCTGATGCAGTTGAAGTACCGGATCGAGACGCGCTTCCCCGAGCTCGGCGAGCTGTCGCTGGCCGACATGGTGGACGGCCTGACCGACGTCGCCACGCTCGCCGGCCACCTGGCGGAACTCGCGGAGGAGGACCGGTGA
- a CDS encoding acyl-CoA dehydrogenase family protein, producing MTLPVERTAPADTRPQHQDDAADARIAALEAELGDPWNPANPYGNDTLLLADERAELPAEAVRLLDRFGLGAEFVPARLGGRLERADLLVRMLRPVFRRDPSLGVGYGAGSYLAASAVWAAGSERQQRDTADLLLAGRRAAVAYRDLAHGNAFLREEFHLAGAPGARRLNGAKRVIVNSAQAAAAVVFCRTDDRPGSRSHTAVLLERDRLPADRVRDLPRYPTVGLRGCWMGGLALDDCPVPDDALLGEWGGGVDLALSSFALTRSVLPSMVLAGVDTALRTALRFALQRGVYGRPVLRNPQARASLAGSFADLLVCDSLALTATRAAHLYPEAAGGYAAAVKYLLPILLSDTVHDLSVLLGSNLYVKEGEFGVFQKHVRDLPITSLGHSGTAACHSTIIPRLPVLADRSWLREPPPAPGLFHLRGDLPEPDPRRIGRTADHDPLLAELAHGTALLADLPDERHPAAPALAAVLDAELRELRDACRAMADHGRTGLATPRSYGLADRYTLLLAAASCLGVWRHHRDRDDFLGRPGWLVLALQRICRRLVPGLTDRAAPEDETLTELLRRYREGGSLDLYDTPTAARGE from the coding sequence GTGACCCTCCCCGTCGAACGGACCGCCCCGGCCGACACCCGCCCGCAGCACCAGGACGACGCCGCGGACGCCCGGATCGCCGCCCTGGAAGCGGAGCTCGGCGACCCGTGGAACCCCGCCAACCCGTACGGCAACGACACGCTGCTGCTCGCCGACGAGCGGGCCGAACTCCCCGCCGAGGCCGTCCGGCTGCTCGACCGGTTCGGGCTCGGCGCGGAGTTCGTGCCGGCCCGGCTCGGCGGCCGGCTCGAACGCGCCGACCTGCTGGTCCGGATGCTGCGCCCGGTCTTCCGCCGCGACCCGTCGCTCGGCGTCGGCTACGGCGCCGGCTCCTACCTCGCGGCGTCCGCGGTGTGGGCGGCCGGCAGCGAACGGCAGCAGCGCGACACCGCCGACCTGCTGCTCGCCGGCCGCCGGGCCGCCGTCGCCTACCGGGACCTCGCGCACGGGAACGCCTTCCTGCGCGAGGAGTTCCACCTGGCCGGCGCCCCGGGCGCCCGGCGGCTGAACGGCGCCAAGCGGGTCATCGTCAACTCCGCGCAGGCCGCCGCCGCGGTGGTCTTCTGCCGCACCGACGACCGGCCCGGCAGCCGCAGCCACACCGCCGTGCTGCTGGAACGCGACCGGCTGCCCGCCGACCGGGTCCGCGACCTGCCGCGCTACCCCACCGTCGGCCTGCGCGGCTGCTGGATGGGCGGCCTGGCCCTCGACGACTGCCCGGTGCCCGACGACGCGCTGCTCGGCGAGTGGGGCGGCGGCGTCGACCTGGCGCTCTCCTCCTTCGCCCTCACCCGCAGCGTGCTGCCCTCGATGGTGCTGGCCGGCGTCGACACCGCCCTGCGCACCGCCCTGCGCTTCGCCCTCCAGCGCGGCGTGTACGGCCGCCCGGTGCTGCGCAACCCGCAGGCCCGGGCCAGCCTGGCCGGCTCCTTCGCCGACCTGCTGGTCTGCGACAGCCTGGCGCTCACCGCGACCCGCGCCGCCCACCTGTACCCGGAGGCGGCGGGCGGCTACGCGGCCGCCGTGAAGTACCTGCTGCCGATCCTGCTCAGCGACACCGTGCACGACCTGTCGGTGCTGCTCGGCTCCAACCTGTACGTCAAGGAAGGCGAGTTCGGGGTCTTCCAGAAGCACGTCCGGGACCTGCCGATCACCAGCCTCGGCCACTCCGGCACGGCCGCCTGCCACTCCACGATCATCCCCCGGCTGCCGGTCCTGGCCGACCGGTCCTGGCTGCGCGAACCCCCGCCCGCCCCCGGGCTGTTCCACCTGCGCGGCGACCTGCCCGAGCCCGACCCGCGGCGGATCGGCCGCACCGCCGACCACGACCCGCTGCTGGCCGAACTCGCCCACGGCACCGCCCTGCTGGCGGACCTCCCGGACGAGCGCCACCCGGCCGCGCCCGCGCTGGCCGCCGTCCTGGACGCCGAACTGCGCGAACTGCGCGACGCCTGCCGGGCGATGGCCGACCACGGCCGCACCGGCCTGGCCACCCCGCGCAGCTACGGCCTCGCCGACCGCTACACCCTGCTGCTGGCCGCCGCGAGCTGCCTCGGCGTCTGGCGCCACCACCGCGACCGCGACGACTTCCTCGGCCGCCCCGGCTGGCTGGTCCTCGCCCTCCAGCGGATCTGCCGGCGGCTCGTCCCCGGCCTCACCGACCGGGCCGCGCCCGAGGACGAGACGCTCACCGAACTGCTCCGCCGGTACCGCGAGGGCGGCAGCCTCGACCTGTACGACACGCCGACGGCGGCACGAGGGGAATGA